A single Actinomadura algeriensis DNA region contains:
- a CDS encoding glycoside hydrolase family 15 protein produces MRPKVAGGRAGDPFAPIADYGFLSDCETTALVAPSGNIEWMCLPKMDSPSVFGSILDRDAGYFRVGPAGVEVPAAQRYIPGTMVMETTWWVHGGWLVVTDALLMGPWHHETERSHTHRRAPTDYDADHVLLRMVRCVNGQVQVRLDCMPVFDYGQTPARWEHTGAGYHEAAARGNGVGLRLTTDMNVGFEGSLATARTLLKQGEARFVALSWSEHAAPATYKEAQERLVWTVHHWQHWLDRGRFPDHPWRAHLQRSALTLKGLTFAPSGAVAAAATTSLPETPGGDRNWDYRYTWIRDSTMALWAFYTLGYDWEANDFFYFITDVAEAAEGKLQIMYGLDGREELPESTLDHLTGYDNARPVRIGNEAYMQAQHDVWGAIIGSVYLFVRKRDRLDDRLWKIVVKQVEDALANWRSPDCGMWEVRGEPQHFTSSKVFCWVAAERGARLARIRGDAERARRWQAAADEIHADVLANALDDRGVFTAHYGATALDASALLIPLLGFLPADDKRVRETVLAIADELSEDDLVLRYRAGETDDGFESEEGTFTICSFWLVSTLVLIGELDRARALCEKLLSYASPLQLYAEEIDPHTGRHLGNFPQAFTHLALINAVMQVIRAENDEDQPPLA; encoded by the coding sequence GTGAGGCCGAAGGTCGCCGGCGGCCGGGCGGGAGATCCGTTCGCCCCCATCGCCGATTACGGGTTCCTGTCCGACTGCGAGACGACCGCGCTGGTAGCCCCCAGCGGCAACATCGAGTGGATGTGCCTGCCCAAGATGGACTCCCCGAGCGTCTTCGGGTCCATCCTGGACCGCGACGCCGGGTACTTCCGGGTCGGCCCGGCCGGGGTGGAGGTCCCCGCGGCGCAGCGCTACATCCCCGGCACCATGGTCATGGAGACGACCTGGTGGGTGCACGGGGGCTGGCTGGTGGTGACCGACGCCCTGCTCATGGGGCCGTGGCACCACGAGACGGAACGGTCCCACACGCATCGCCGCGCGCCCACGGACTACGACGCCGACCACGTCCTGCTGCGGATGGTGCGCTGCGTCAACGGCCAGGTGCAGGTCCGGCTCGACTGCATGCCGGTGTTCGACTACGGGCAGACGCCCGCACGCTGGGAGCACACCGGCGCCGGGTACCACGAGGCCGCCGCGCGCGGGAACGGCGTCGGGCTGCGGCTGACCACCGACATGAACGTCGGCTTCGAGGGGTCCCTCGCGACGGCCCGCACGCTCCTCAAGCAGGGCGAGGCGCGGTTCGTCGCCCTGTCGTGGAGCGAGCACGCCGCTCCCGCCACCTACAAGGAGGCGCAGGAACGGCTCGTCTGGACCGTCCACCACTGGCAGCACTGGCTGGACCGCGGCCGGTTCCCCGACCACCCGTGGCGCGCCCACCTGCAGCGCAGCGCCCTCACCCTCAAGGGGCTGACGTTCGCGCCGTCCGGCGCGGTCGCGGCGGCGGCGACGACCTCGCTGCCCGAGACCCCCGGCGGCGACCGCAACTGGGACTACCGCTACACGTGGATCCGCGACTCCACGATGGCGCTGTGGGCGTTCTACACGCTCGGCTACGACTGGGAGGCCAACGACTTCTTCTACTTCATCACCGACGTCGCCGAGGCCGCCGAGGGCAAGCTGCAGATCATGTACGGGCTGGACGGCCGGGAGGAGCTGCCCGAGTCGACGCTCGACCACCTGACGGGCTACGACAACGCCCGTCCCGTCCGCATCGGCAACGAGGCGTACATGCAGGCCCAGCACGACGTCTGGGGCGCGATCATCGGCTCGGTCTACCTGTTCGTGCGCAAGCGCGACCGGCTGGACGACCGGTTGTGGAAGATCGTCGTGAAGCAGGTGGAGGACGCGCTCGCGAACTGGCGCTCCCCCGACTGCGGCATGTGGGAGGTGCGCGGCGAACCCCAGCACTTCACCTCGTCCAAGGTCTTCTGCTGGGTGGCGGCGGAGCGGGGCGCCCGGCTGGCCCGCATCCGCGGCGACGCCGAACGCGCCCGCCGCTGGCAGGCCGCCGCGGACGAGATCCACGCGGACGTCCTGGCGAACGCCCTCGACGACCGCGGGGTCTTCACGGCGCACTACGGCGCGACGGCCCTCGACGCCTCCGCGCTGCTGATCCCGCTGCTCGGCTTCCTGCCCGCCGACGACAAGCGGGTCCGTGAGACCGTCCTGGCGATCGCCGACGAGCTCTCCGAGGACGACCTCGTGCTGCGCTACCGCGCGGGCGAGACCGACGACGGGTTCGAGTCGGAAGAGGGCACGTTCACGATCTGCTCGTTCTGGCTGGTGTCGACGCTCGTCCTGATCGGCGAGCTCGACCGGGCCCGGGCGCTGTGCGAGAAGCTGCTGTCGTACGCGAGCCCGCTGCAGCTCTACGCGGAGGAGATCGACCCGCACACGGGCCGTCACCTCGGCAACTTCCCGCAGGCGTTCACCCACCTGGCGCTGATCAACGCGGTCATGCAGGTGATCCGGGCCGAGAACGACGAGGACCAGCCGCCCTTGGCGTGA
- the ppdK gene encoding pyruvate, phosphate dikinase, translating into MAKFVYDFTEGNKDLKDLLGGKGANLAEMTNLGLPVPPGFTITTEACRHYLEHGGFPDGLEDEVDRHLAELERTMGKRLGQSDDPLLVSVRSGAKFSMPGMMETVLNVGLNDESVHGLAAQAGDERFAWDSYRRLVQMFGGTVLGIDGELFEDAVEDAKKARGTKDDVDLTAEDFKDLVERFKGIVREQAGREFPTDPREQMDLAVRAVFDSWNADRAILYRRQERIPVDLGTAVNICSMVFGNLGMDSGTGVAFTRDPASGQQGIYGDYLQNAQGEDVVAGIRNTVPLTELERLDRTSYDQLLQIMEKLENHYLDMCDIEFTIERGKLWMLQTRVGKRTAAAAFRIACQLLDQGLIDADEAARRVKGDQLAQLMFPRFTSTIDGITKLTRGMNASPGAAVGKVVFTSERAVELAERGEDVILVRRETNPDDLAGMMAAQGVLTSRGGKTSHAAVVARGMGKTCVCGAEELDVDVKAGRVTAPDGTTVTEGDVISIDGSSGDVFLGEVPVEDSPVVRYFEGGLTAADGDDLVKAVDRLMRHADERAALAVRANADNPEDSARARRFGARGIGLCRTEHMFLGDRRRLVETLILAEDDAGRRAALDDLEPLQRSDFEGIFEAMDGQPVTIRLIDPPLHEFLPDLTELSVKVALAGDGADPRDRSLLEAVNRLHEQNPMLGLRGVRLGLVIPGLFGMQVRAIAEAAAARRAAGGDPRPEIMIPLVGAVQELEAVRDEAREILAAVAAETGVDVPALIGTMIELPRAALTAGQIAEAAEFFSFGTNDLTQTTWGFSRDDVEAAFFSRYLELGIFGVSPFETLDRDGVGRLVRIAAQEGRRARPGLKLGICGEHGGDPDSVHFCHEVGLDYVSCSPFRVPVARLEAGRAAIMAGS; encoded by the coding sequence GTGGCGAAGTTCGTGTACGACTTCACTGAGGGCAACAAGGACCTCAAAGATCTGCTGGGCGGCAAGGGCGCCAACCTGGCCGAGATGACCAACCTCGGACTGCCCGTCCCTCCCGGGTTCACGATCACCACGGAGGCGTGCCGGCACTACCTCGAGCACGGCGGGTTCCCCGACGGGCTCGAGGACGAGGTGGACCGGCACCTGGCGGAGCTCGAGCGCACGATGGGCAAGCGGCTCGGGCAGAGCGACGACCCGCTGCTCGTGAGCGTCCGGTCCGGCGCCAAGTTCAGCATGCCGGGCATGATGGAGACCGTCCTGAACGTCGGCCTCAACGACGAGTCGGTGCACGGTCTCGCGGCCCAGGCCGGGGACGAGCGGTTCGCGTGGGACTCCTACCGGCGGCTCGTCCAGATGTTCGGCGGGACGGTCCTCGGCATCGACGGCGAGCTGTTCGAGGACGCCGTCGAGGACGCCAAGAAGGCCCGCGGCACCAAGGACGACGTCGACCTCACCGCGGAGGACTTCAAGGACCTCGTCGAACGGTTCAAGGGCATCGTCCGCGAGCAGGCCGGACGCGAGTTCCCGACCGACCCGCGCGAGCAGATGGACCTGGCCGTCCGCGCCGTGTTCGACTCCTGGAACGCCGACCGCGCGATCCTGTACCGCCGCCAGGAGCGCATCCCCGTCGACCTCGGCACCGCCGTGAACATCTGCTCGATGGTCTTCGGCAACCTCGGCATGGATTCCGGGACGGGCGTCGCGTTCACCCGTGACCCCGCGTCCGGCCAGCAGGGCATCTACGGCGACTACCTGCAGAACGCGCAGGGCGAGGACGTCGTCGCGGGCATCCGCAACACGGTCCCGCTGACCGAGCTGGAGCGCCTCGACAGGACGTCCTACGACCAGCTGCTCCAGATCATGGAGAAGCTGGAGAACCACTACCTCGACATGTGCGACATCGAGTTCACGATCGAGCGCGGGAAGCTGTGGATGCTGCAGACCCGGGTCGGCAAGCGGACCGCCGCCGCGGCGTTCCGCATCGCCTGCCAGCTGCTCGACCAGGGGCTCATCGACGCCGACGAGGCCGCCCGCCGCGTCAAGGGGGACCAGCTCGCGCAGCTGATGTTCCCCCGCTTCACCTCCACCATCGACGGCATCACCAAGCTGACCCGCGGCATGAACGCCTCGCCGGGCGCCGCCGTCGGCAAGGTCGTGTTCACCTCCGAGCGGGCCGTGGAACTGGCCGAACGCGGCGAGGACGTCATCCTCGTCCGGCGCGAGACGAATCCCGACGACCTCGCCGGGATGATGGCCGCCCAGGGCGTCCTGACGTCCCGCGGCGGCAAGACCTCGCACGCCGCGGTCGTCGCGCGCGGCATGGGCAAGACGTGCGTGTGCGGCGCGGAGGAACTCGACGTCGACGTCAAGGCGGGCCGGGTCACCGCCCCGGACGGGACGACCGTCACCGAGGGCGACGTCATCTCGATCGACGGTTCGTCGGGCGACGTGTTCCTCGGCGAGGTCCCGGTCGAGGACTCCCCGGTCGTCCGGTACTTCGAGGGCGGGCTGACCGCCGCCGACGGCGACGACCTCGTCAAGGCCGTCGACCGCCTCATGCGGCACGCAGACGAGCGCGCCGCGCTGGCCGTCCGCGCGAACGCCGACAACCCCGAGGACTCGGCGCGCGCCCGCCGGTTCGGCGCGCGCGGCATCGGGCTGTGCCGCACCGAGCACATGTTCCTCGGCGACCGGCGGCGGCTCGTCGAGACGCTGATCCTGGCCGAGGACGACGCGGGACGGCGGGCGGCGCTCGACGACCTGGAACCGCTGCAGCGCAGCGACTTCGAGGGCATCTTCGAGGCCATGGACGGGCAGCCGGTCACGATCCGGCTGATCGACCCGCCGCTGCACGAATTCCTCCCCGACCTCACCGAACTGTCGGTGAAGGTCGCGCTCGCCGGCGACGGCGCGGACCCCCGGGACCGCAGCCTCCTGGAGGCGGTCAACCGACTGCACGAGCAGAACCCTATGTTGGGATTGCGGGGCGTGCGGCTCGGTTTGGTGATTCCCGGACTGTTCGGCATGCAGGTGCGCGCGATCGCCGAGGCCGCGGCGGCGCGGCGGGCCGCGGGCGGCGACCCGCGCCCCGAGATCATGATCCCGCTCGTCGGCGCGGTGCAGGAGCTGGAGGCCGTCCGCGACGAGGCCCGCGAGATCCTCGCCGCCGTCGCGGCGGAGACCGGCGTGGACGTCCCCGCGCTGATCGGCACCATGATCGAGCTGCCCCGCGCGGCGCTGACCGCCGGGCAGATCGCCGAGGCCGCCGAGTTCTTCTCCTTCGGGACGAACGACCTCACCCAGACGACGTGGGGCTTCTCACGCGACGACGTCGAGGCCGCGTTCTTCTCCCGCTACCTGGAGCTCGGGATCTTCGGCGTGTCCCCGTTCGAGACGCTCGACCGCGACGGCGTCGGACGGCTCGTCCGGATCGCCGCGCAGGAGGGCCGCCGCGCCCGTCCGGGCCTCAAGCTCGGCATCTGCGGGGAGCACGGCGGCGACCCCGACTCGGTGCACTTCTGCCACGAGGTCGGGCTCGACTACGTGTCCTGCTCGCCGTTCCGGGTACCGGTGGCGCGGCTGGAGGCGGGCCGCGCCGCGATCATGGCCGGGAGCTGA
- a CDS encoding YdcF family protein — translation MTLELDSPQSASGGRGGRSGSRRGSPWVVIPAGLVLGLLIVALLTPLTLAARVWYEARQDERPRSDAIVVLGAAQYNGVPSPTLRWRLQHALDLYRDGVAPTIVTVGGKRPGDNYTEAGSGRRWLIEEGGVPAGDVVAVPTGADTLQSFAAVGRLYDDRGWTSGVIVSDPWHSLRSERMAEDHGIEAAASPTRSGPTVQTRETQAYYIVRETAAYLSYAFLGGDGEPASPPAGDGGTGTSGG, via the coding sequence ATGACGTTGGAACTGGATTCGCCGCAGTCCGCATCGGGGGGCCGGGGCGGGCGGTCCGGCAGCCGCCGCGGGTCGCCGTGGGTGGTGATCCCGGCCGGCCTCGTGCTCGGTCTGCTGATCGTCGCCCTGCTCACCCCCCTCACCCTCGCCGCGCGCGTCTGGTACGAGGCGCGCCAGGACGAGCGTCCCCGCTCGGACGCGATCGTCGTCCTCGGCGCCGCGCAGTACAACGGGGTGCCGTCCCCGACGCTGCGATGGCGCCTGCAGCACGCGCTGGACCTCTACCGCGACGGGGTCGCGCCCACGATCGTCACCGTCGGCGGCAAGCGGCCCGGCGACAACTACACCGAGGCCGGGTCGGGCCGCCGCTGGCTGATCGAGGAGGGCGGGGTGCCCGCCGGGGACGTCGTCGCGGTGCCCACCGGAGCGGACACGCTGCAGAGCTTCGCGGCGGTCGGGCGGCTGTACGACGACCGCGGCTGGACGTCCGGGGTGATCGTCTCCGACCCGTGGCACTCGCTGCGCTCCGAGCGGATGGCCGAGGACCACGGCATCGAGGCCGCCGCGTCCCCGACGCGCAGCGGCCCGACCGTCCAGACGCGGGAGACGCAGGCGTACTACATCGTCCGGGAGACCGCCGCCTACCTGTCCTACGCGTTCCTCGGCGGCGACGGCGAACCCGCTTCGCCGCCCGCCGGTGACGGCGGCACCGGGACGTCCGGCGGCTGA
- a CDS encoding deoxyguanosinetriphosphate triphosphohydrolase, giving the protein MTTYTEDDRRRWAPEPSKRRDRTAFERDRARVLHSAALRRLAAKTQVASPGSDAGADTVQSLRTRLTHSLECAQVGRELGKSLGCDPDLVETACLAHDIGHPPFGHNGEAALDIVARDCGGFEGNAQSLRVLTRLEPKSFAPDGPPLHGRSVGLNLTRAALDAAMKYPWPQGDAVNGKFGVYQDDLDVARWVREGVEPGRTCFEAQVMDWSDDVAYSVHDLEDALVAGHIDFVRLADPTERRLVAATARKLYCADADLAELEERFAALLAEPYWPSRYDGTPRSLAALKNLTSTLIGRFCLAAEDATRAAHGDRPLTRYAAELIVPRATRLENALLKGITAHYVWISHEEVRARQRTLITELAELMLAGAPGTLEPGFRAAYEEADDDAGRLRAVVDQIASLTDISAIARHKLLTGTG; this is encoded by the coding sequence ATGACCACCTACACCGAAGACGACCGGCGGCGCTGGGCGCCCGAACCGTCCAAGCGGCGCGACCGCACCGCCTTCGAACGCGACCGGGCGCGCGTCCTGCACAGCGCCGCGCTGCGCCGGCTGGCGGCCAAGACCCAGGTCGCCTCACCCGGCTCGGACGCCGGCGCCGACACCGTGCAGAGCCTGCGCACCCGCCTCACCCATTCGCTGGAATGCGCCCAGGTCGGCCGTGAGCTGGGCAAATCGCTGGGCTGCGACCCCGACCTGGTGGAGACGGCCTGCCTCGCGCACGACATCGGCCACCCGCCCTTCGGGCACAACGGGGAGGCCGCCCTCGACATCGTCGCGCGCGACTGCGGCGGGTTCGAGGGCAACGCGCAGAGCCTGCGGGTGCTCACCAGGCTGGAGCCCAAGTCGTTCGCCCCGGACGGGCCGCCCCTGCACGGCCGCAGCGTCGGCCTCAACCTGACGCGGGCCGCGCTGGACGCCGCGATGAAGTACCCCTGGCCGCAGGGCGACGCCGTCAACGGCAAGTTCGGGGTGTACCAGGACGACCTGGACGTCGCGCGCTGGGTGCGGGAGGGCGTCGAGCCCGGCCGGACGTGCTTCGAGGCCCAGGTCATGGACTGGAGCGACGACGTCGCCTACTCCGTCCACGACCTGGAGGACGCGCTGGTCGCCGGGCACATCGACTTCGTGCGGCTCGCCGACCCCACCGAGCGCCGCCTCGTCGCCGCGACCGCGCGCAAGCTGTACTGCGCCGACGCCGACCTCGCCGAACTGGAGGAGCGCTTCGCCGCGCTGCTCGCCGAACCGTACTGGCCGTCCCGCTACGACGGCACCCCGCGCAGCCTCGCCGCCCTGAAGAACCTCACGAGCACCCTGATCGGCCGGTTCTGCCTGGCCGCCGAGGACGCCACCCGCGCCGCCCACGGCGACCGCCCGCTGACCCGGTATGCCGCGGAACTGATCGTCCCGCGCGCGACCCGGCTGGAGAACGCCCTGCTCAAGGGCATCACCGCGCACTACGTGTGGATCAGCCACGAGGAGGTCCGGGCCCGCCAGCGCACGCTGATCACCGAGCTGGCCGAGTTGATGCTCGCGGGCGCCCCCGGAACCCTCGAACCCGGCTTCCGCGCCGCCTACGAGGAGGCCGACGACGACGCGGGCCGGCTCCGCGCGGTCGTCGACCAGATCGCCTCGCTCACCGACATCTCCGCCATCGCCCGCCACAAGCTCCTGACCGGCACCGGCTGA
- a CDS encoding NAD(P)/FAD-dependent oxidoreductase: MGGIMPDGTFVIVGAGLTGAKAAETLREEGFAGRIVLIGEEIERPYERPPLSKGFLLGAEPRDKAHVHDAEWYGEHDVELRLGVAVDALDAAAHVVRLAGGERIGYDRALLATGAAPRRLDVPGARLQGIHYLRTMADAAALKQALVHGGRRVVVAGAGWIGLETAAAARAHGNEVTVIEPEPVPLHRSVGPEIGGMFADLHRDNGVDLRLEQGVAGFWGAGQVSAAVTSGGAEVPADVVIVGIGVRPNTGLAEGAGLEVSDGILVDRSLRTSDADVFAAGDVANAYNPLLGRRIRVEHWANALNGGPAAARAMLGREVVYDRVPYFFSDQFDLGMEMSGVASPGEYDEVVYRGDRGSGEFVAFWLSGGRVVAGMNVNVWDVTGDVQELIRSGRPVDAARLADPGVPLADLR, from the coding sequence ATGGGAGGCATCATGCCCGACGGGACGTTCGTCATCGTGGGCGCCGGCCTGACCGGTGCCAAGGCCGCCGAGACGCTCCGCGAGGAGGGTTTCGCCGGCCGGATCGTGCTGATCGGCGAGGAGATCGAGCGCCCGTACGAGCGGCCGCCGCTGTCGAAGGGGTTCCTGCTGGGCGCGGAACCGCGGGACAAGGCGCACGTCCACGACGCCGAGTGGTACGGCGAGCACGACGTCGAGCTGCGGCTCGGGGTGGCGGTCGACGCGCTCGACGCCGCGGCGCACGTCGTCCGGCTGGCCGGCGGCGAGCGGATCGGCTACGACCGGGCGCTGCTGGCCACCGGCGCGGCGCCGCGGCGGCTGGACGTCCCGGGGGCGCGGCTGCAGGGGATCCACTACCTGCGGACGATGGCGGACGCGGCCGCGCTGAAGCAGGCGCTCGTGCACGGCGGCCGCCGGGTGGTGGTGGCCGGGGCGGGCTGGATCGGGCTGGAGACGGCCGCGGCGGCGCGCGCGCACGGCAACGAGGTGACGGTGATCGAGCCGGAGCCGGTCCCGCTGCATCGGTCCGTCGGGCCGGAGATCGGCGGGATGTTCGCCGACCTGCACCGGGACAACGGCGTCGACCTGCGGTTGGAGCAGGGCGTCGCGGGGTTCTGGGGCGCCGGGCAGGTGTCGGCGGCCGTGACGTCCGGCGGCGCGGAGGTGCCCGCGGACGTCGTGATTGTCGGCATCGGGGTGCGGCCGAACACCGGGCTCGCGGAGGGCGCGGGCCTGGAGGTGTCGGACGGGATCCTCGTGGACCGGTCGCTGCGCACGTCCGACGCCGACGTGTTCGCGGCCGGGGACGTCGCCAACGCCTACAACCCGCTGCTGGGCCGCCGGATCCGCGTCGAGCACTGGGCGAACGCGCTGAACGGCGGCCCCGCGGCGGCGCGCGCGATGCTCGGCCGCGAGGTCGTCTACGACCGCGTCCCGTACTTCTTCAGCGACCAGTTCGACCTCGGCATGGAGATGTCGGGGGTCGCGTCGCCGGGCGAGTACGACGAGGTGGTGTACCGGGGCGACCGCGGGTCCGGCGAGTTCGTCGCGTTCTGGCTGTCCGGCGGGCGGGTCGTCGCCGGCATGAACGTGAACGTGTGGGACGTGACGGGCGACGTGCAGGAGCTCATCCGGTCGGGACGGCCGGTGGACGCGGCGCGGCTCGCCGATCCGGGCGTCCCGCTCGCCGACCTGCGCTGA
- a CDS encoding MFS transporter, with protein sequence MITEEIAPPSSRARFAVTVAFAVHGLFTAAWVARIPQIKDDLGLSEGTMGLALLGAPVGLVLAVRSAGALIGRWGSRAMTLATGASCAVSLIPLGLAGNLGALVCSLALMGASLGLMDVAMNAQGVAVERSYGRPLMSGLHAWYSIGTLLAALAGSAAAHAAVPVPLHFAVVAVVLTAVLLLGCRDLLGRSADATPEPAAAVPGEAVRDGTVRTARWSLALLGIIGLCSFVGEGAVADWSAIYLREDLGTGPGAAGLGYAGCAIAMTLGRFTGDRIVARFGPVRVLRAGSLVAAAGLGLGLAAHHPAAAVAGFTLFGLGVAAVAPVTFSAAGNLPGVPAATGISRVTGVGYLGVLGGPPVIGFIAQGVGLGWALAVPVALVGLIVLLAPATATAGR encoded by the coding sequence GTGATCACCGAGGAGATCGCGCCGCCGTCGTCCCGTGCCCGGTTCGCGGTCACGGTCGCCTTCGCGGTGCACGGGCTGTTCACCGCCGCGTGGGTGGCGCGCATCCCGCAGATCAAGGACGATCTCGGGCTGAGCGAGGGCACGATGGGGCTCGCGCTGCTCGGCGCCCCGGTCGGGCTCGTCCTGGCGGTCCGGTCGGCGGGCGCGCTCATCGGCCGGTGGGGGAGCCGCGCGATGACGCTCGCGACGGGCGCGTCCTGCGCGGTGTCGCTGATTCCGCTCGGCCTGGCCGGGAACCTCGGCGCGCTCGTCTGCTCGCTGGCGCTGATGGGCGCCTCGCTCGGGCTGATGGACGTGGCGATGAACGCGCAGGGCGTCGCGGTGGAGCGGTCCTACGGGCGCCCGCTGATGTCCGGGCTGCACGCCTGGTACAGCATCGGGACGCTGCTGGCGGCGCTGGCCGGTTCGGCCGCCGCGCACGCGGCCGTCCCGGTCCCGCTGCACTTCGCCGTGGTCGCCGTGGTGCTGACGGCGGTGCTGCTGCTCGGCTGCCGCGACCTGCTCGGGCGGTCGGCGGACGCGACGCCCGAACCGGCGGCGGCCGTCCCGGGCGAGGCCGTCCGGGACGGGACGGTCCGGACGGCGCGGTGGTCGCTGGCGCTGCTCGGGATCATCGGGCTGTGCTCGTTCGTCGGCGAGGGCGCCGTTGCCGACTGGAGCGCGATCTACCTGCGGGAGGACCTCGGGACGGGCCCGGGTGCGGCCGGGCTCGGGTACGCGGGCTGCGCGATCGCGATGACGCTCGGCCGTTTCACCGGGGACCGGATCGTCGCGCGTTTCGGACCCGTCCGGGTGCTGCGCGCGGGGTCGCTCGTCGCGGCCGCCGGGCTCGGGCTCGGGCTGGCCGCGCACCATCCGGCCGCCGCCGTCGCGGGGTTCACGCTGTTCGGCCTCGGCGTCGCGGCGGTGGCGCCGGTGACGTTCAGCGCGGCCGGGAATCTGCCCGGGGTCCCCGCCGCGACCGGCATCTCCCGGGTCACCGGCGTCGGCTACCTCGGGGTCCTCGGCGGCCCGCCGGTCATCGGGTTCATCGCGCAGGGCGTCGGGCTCGGGTGGGCGCTGGCCGTCCCCGTCGCGCTCGTCGGGCTGATCGTCCTGCTGGCCCCGGCGACCGCCACGGCGGGCCGCTGA
- a CDS encoding GtrA family protein → MQRSRPSETVAVVRPKRAFLRELLTFGFVGSIGTLIMVLGANLMRAWLGDSPITSVVVPGIVSTLTSYLANRFWTFRHRDSDGSGREVVVFFALNGIGILIQVACTGFTYYTLGLHGGIAYNLGLLAGVGLGAAFRYWSYRKWVFTPAAT, encoded by the coding sequence ATGCAACGGTCGAGACCGTCCGAAACGGTCGCGGTCGTCCGGCCGAAACGCGCCTTCCTGCGCGAGCTGCTCACCTTCGGCTTCGTCGGGAGCATCGGCACGCTCATCATGGTCCTGGGCGCGAACCTCATGCGCGCCTGGCTCGGCGACAGCCCCATCACCAGCGTCGTCGTGCCCGGGATCGTCTCCACGCTGACGTCCTACCTCGCCAACCGCTTCTGGACGTTCCGGCACCGCGACAGCGACGGGTCGGGCCGCGAGGTCGTCGTCTTCTTCGCCCTGAACGGCATCGGGATCCTCATCCAGGTGGCGTGCACCGGGTTCACCTACTACACGCTCGGCCTGCACGGCGGCATCGCCTACAACCTCGGGCTGCTCGCTGGCGTCGGCCTCGGCGCCGCGTTCCGGTACTGGTCGTACAGGAAGTGGGTGTTCACCCCTGCCGCGACCTGA
- a CDS encoding sigma-70 family RNA polymerase sigma factor: MHRPAVFGAAYRITGSVADAEDIVQDTWLRAANASLEDVRDLRAWLITVAARRAYDVLGSAHARRVDYVGPWLPGPLLTGPDAAEPVLVDDTLGTAMLLVMEELTPPERVAFVLYRALDVPYDRIAEVLGKTPAACRQLVSRARRKVAAAPPPSGGTEGARVLAAFRAAYERRDEAALLELLDPDAAYTTDGGGRVFAARKIIRGAGRIATALLRTSVNYGFRATPAEVNGGPGLLIHRDGRLVAVDALEIADGRIVAYRRVLNPAKLTGGGLWHAR, from the coding sequence CTGCACCGCCCGGCGGTGTTCGGCGCCGCGTACCGCATCACCGGTTCCGTCGCCGACGCCGAGGACATCGTCCAGGACACGTGGCTGCGCGCCGCGAACGCGTCCCTCGAGGACGTCCGCGACCTGCGCGCCTGGCTGATCACGGTGGCCGCGCGCCGCGCCTACGACGTGCTCGGCTCGGCGCACGCCCGCCGCGTCGACTACGTCGGTCCGTGGCTGCCCGGACCGCTCCTCACCGGCCCGGACGCGGCCGAACCGGTGCTCGTCGACGACACGCTCGGCACCGCGATGCTGCTGGTGATGGAGGAGCTGACGCCGCCCGAGCGCGTCGCGTTCGTCCTGTACCGGGCGCTCGACGTGCCGTACGACCGGATCGCGGAGGTCCTCGGGAAGACGCCCGCCGCCTGCCGGCAGCTCGTGTCCCGGGCGCGCCGCAAGGTCGCCGCCGCCCCGCCGCCGTCCGGCGGGACGGAGGGCGCCCGCGTGCTGGCCGCCTTCCGCGCCGCCTACGAGCGCCGCGACGAGGCCGCGCTGCTCGAACTGCTCGACCCGGACGCCGCCTACACCACCGACGGCGGCGGCCGCGTCTTCGCCGCCCGCAAGATCATTCGCGGGGCCGGCCGAATCGCCACCGCACTGCTCCGGACGTCGGTGAACTACGGCTTCCGGGCGACCCCCGCCGAGGTCAACGGCGGCCCCGGCCTGCTGATCCACCGCGACGGCCGGCTCGTCGCCGTCGACGCGCTGGAGATCGCGGACGGCCGGATCGTCGCCTACCGGCGCGTCCTCAACCCCGCCAAGCTCACCGGCGGCGGCCTCTGGCACGCTCGCTGA
- a CDS encoding carboxymuconolactone decarboxylase family protein has translation MPRMLLQEASPEVYQGIIKTAGVIHRGPLDPAVRELIKLRASQLNGCAYCVDIHSRDARSQGEREERLHHLTVWRESPLFTAAERAALDYTEAVTRREPVTDAMWEALREHYPDDREAGDLVGMVALINALNLFGVPLHYNEMIKG, from the coding sequence ATGCCGCGCATGCTGCTGCAGGAGGCCAGCCCCGAGGTCTACCAGGGGATCATCAAGACGGCCGGGGTGATCCACAGGGGGCCGCTCGACCCCGCGGTCCGGGAACTGATCAAGCTCCGGGCGTCCCAGCTCAACGGGTGCGCCTACTGCGTGGACATCCACTCCCGGGACGCGCGGAGCCAGGGCGAACGCGAGGAACGCCTGCACCACCTCACCGTCTGGCGCGAGTCGCCGCTCTTCACCGCGGCGGAACGGGCGGCGCTCGACTACACCGAGGCGGTCACCCGGCGCGAGCCGGTGACCGACGCGATGTGGGAGGCGCTCCGCGAGCACTACCCCGACGACCGCGAGGCGGGCGACCTCGTGGGGATGGTCGCGCTCATCAACGCGCTCAACCTGTTCGGCGTCCCGCTGCACTACAACGAGATGATCAAGGGCTGA